TCCTTTATGTGAAACCCCAGCTCCTGTACCATGTACCAGTCTGGCTTTGTGCCACGGGAGTATTACCCAGCCATGATCCCACCTTCTGCCTGCACCTACCCACCGCTGCAGACTGGAAGAGCAGAAGGTGTGACCAGCTCTGTGATATTCCCTCCCATCCACATGCACAACTTCTACAGCCGACCCATCACCTTTGTGGTGGACCAGAACAGCTACCCTGACTATGTGGGAGGTCAGGTGGAGTATCATCATCTCTACAGTGCCTCTAATCCCTACTTCCGTCCGTACTACACCTGGCGCTCACCTCCCATGGTCCCCATTCCTTTCTACAATCCCTATGCCAACTATAATCCCTATGTTGCCTACCAGAGGTCAGATCAATATCGAGACATATGGCCAGAAGGCTTCATGATGAGAGGGGAGCTACAGTGGGGGAAGCTCAGAAAGGTGTTTGGACCAAGGAAAGACCTCCCAAAATTTGTAAAGGATGATCTCCGGAGGGTTTATGGCACCTACCCACGAACCAGCGTCTCCATAACCTACCGGAAAGGGGAGTTCTTGGTTAAGGGAGACCCCAAGGTAGGAGAGCAGGAATATGTAGTGGAAAAAGTCGTCCAGCCAGCTCTGACCCCCAGTGCCAGCGAGGCAGATGATAATAGCAGTGAGGACCAGAACTgtaagaagaagaagaaactgagaTATTGATTTAGTCAATTACCCACTGGACAGATGGTCCAGAGCCCTTGTGGGAGCCCATTGGCAGCCGCTCTTCGTgtagctggaaagcagcataAGCAAGCGATGCCACCATTCCTGTTAGCTTCTAACTGATCATCCTCCACAAGTTTACAGCAGCTTTACCCTATTTGATGCACAATGTACATCCTGTGAAGAAACCACATGGCACTTGTCTGTCTGTCGGATCAGCTCTTTGgttctggttttgaaatgaaCATTTGATTTCCACTGGTTTGGTTGAGTGGTCGCGGTCTGGTGCGGGGATTTCCAGGCAGCCACCCTTGATTAGAGAAGATGGGCCTCTACCTACCCTGTCCAAGGGAAGGTCCTAGAAGCTGGCTCCCTTCCTGGCACTCAGTTAAGGAGACTAAAATGGGATTTCCTCCAGGCTGGGGGCAGTACAGGTCCCAGAGGAGAGAGGGGTTCTTGAGCACTGTGAAGAGCAATTGGCTGCATATCTTGTCACTGTTGTTTATGACCATATCGTTGTGCTTGATCACTGTGTGATGCCTGTACACAGGACTTCCCTATGTGCTGTCAGAAGATCCTGGTGTCCCCGTCCTCCTATGCGGGGTAACCTGGTGTTCAGTCCTTCTGGCCACATGTCCTTGTTGAAATTGCTGCTTTGAAGCCCTGTTCTGGGTCTGACTCAGCTCTGGCTGGAGGTGCTGGCTCTCTGGCAAAGTTACTGGAAGTTTGTGAAGCATAGTACTGCCACAGCTTGGCCTTTTGAAAGGGTGGACTTCAGAGTTGTGCTGGAAACCTGGAGGGTTGTGAGGGGCTGGGTCTGACCTGCTTGcaaacttctctttcttttaaatgattATAAATAAACAATTAAACACACATGCAAATGCTTGTATTCCTATTTTTTAGTTACCTGACAGCAGTGTCTCCTGCTGAAATCTGATCTGTCACCTTTTTGCAAAGTTAGGTATGACTTCTGACATGGTTCTTGCCCAGCTGTGGTGGGTTATTCTGCTTGGCAGCACCTTGTCTTGTTCTAGTTTGTTGCCTGATGGCTTCCTTTTTGCAGGTGAACAAGGACTTTCTGAGCCTCCAAGAGAAAGAGGGGACCTGCTCCGTTCCCCCATAGCCCCCCCCTGCTATGCCACATGAGAGAAAGGCCTTCTAATGCAGGAGGGAACTCTGTGTTCCCAACCTGCCTAGCAATGGAGAGGGCCTGTGAAGGTGAACTTGGAGGCTCTTGGTGGTTCTGGATTGCTATAAAGTCAAAGCaagtggatttgtttttttttaattaatgcaataatttttgtttgtttaagcaATTGCCGGAGTGTCTCAGCAACTATCTGGATTTCCCCTTCCACAATCAGCTTCTTGGAAATGGGTTAACTCTGTTGTCAAATAAAGCTGCAGGAGGATTGAACCAGAAAAACTGCTGCGGAAGCCTCAGAACAAGCTGATGCTCCTTGGCTGTGTTGCAAGTTGTGGTTGTGGGATGTACTGTatggagcagaaaaggccttcGTTAACAACCAGTGGCTAATGAGATATGCCTTTGGTTACCCAGTACAGGAAAAATGCAGGGATTCCcgtctttttttattattattattgttcttccTTATCTAAGCAGGGCATCCTGCCCAGGTAGAATGTGCAGTTAGAAGTTTGCTGTCCTGGCCTGtggcagccttgctgcagcactggcattTGCACTCCCtgtcttcccagcagcagcagctgctcctaTAGGCAGTGGCTTACGCAGTGAACCTGAGGTTCACGCACTGGACCCTTATGCGGACAGTGCAGTGCTCTGATGGGGCACTGGAAGGAgtttcttccccatcccctACAGCTGGCGCAGGGTGCAGCTGGGCTGTCAGAGCTGGGTGCCACCTGCCATGGGAAGGGGCTGCTTTAGGTGAGATCCTGGAGCAGGTGCAAACCAGCTCTGCTAGGCAAGGTGAGGGGAAGCATGGGGTTTGCCCTATGGTGATGATTGGACGCTACATAAATTATTGGGACTTACATAATAATTTATCCTAAATGCCACTCCTCCAGCCCATAAATTCCTGGTGGCAGCTTTGTACCATGTTATAGTGGAAAATGTTCCCAAAACTCAGGGTAGGCAGCCAAGGTTTCCTAGAGGTAAACAATAGATGGGTGGAAAGACAGCCTGTTGCATCCACAAAAACTTTCTCCAAATTCCTGTCTCTGCTGGGGACATCTGCGGGGAGAGAGCGGGCATAACCCTTAACTTTACTCATCCTGTCCTGTTTATCTTTTTCCaaagttttgtttggttttgctgcccAGACTCTGAATAGGAGATTGCTGGGCACACCCAGGCTGTTGTTCTGACAAAGTATTTTTAGCGGAGGCTTACAATCGCATGCAGTACATCAGGAGgcagaaacatatttattttctcaagagCCATTTCACTTTCAGACcgaagaaaacattttgtagtGGGCTTTTTTGTTCCCCTGAGGGAAAGCCTGCCACAATCAACGATTGCCTCAAGCAGGGCTCTGAACACAGGGTTTCCCATGGTGGCTGTAACTCACCTCCATCCCTACTCTGGTGCCTGTGCAGGAGCAAAGATTTTTACAGTTCTTGCAGGAACAGCTAACAGTTGCATTCTCTTCCTGAAGATTTGAGGCTCAtttgctgcccagctgcagaaCTGAATCCATAGGGCATTTTTGGAGGCTTTAACGCCTATGGAATTCAGTTCTCAGAGCCAAGCAGCCAGTGCGAGTCAGCTTCCCCtggccccagccagctccagctccatctgcaaggggggaaaaatagcACAGAGCTCATCATGTCACTGACACAGTGCAGGCACTGAGCTGACACAGATTTTTGCAACTGGGAGCTCCTGCAAGGAGAGGACTCTGGCACCTCTTGCTCTCATCCCAGAAGCAGCACACGCAGCCACAGCTTTCCTTGGAAACTGCTCAAGtcagctgctatttttttccactgcttccACGTATCACCCTGTCGTTCAGAGCCACTGCAAAGCTTCGGGTCAGCCCTGAGCTCTGCAAACCTGCTGGAGCTGTAAGGGAAATACCATTTCTTCCAGTTGAGGCTGGTATTCAGAGGTGTGTTGGGAATCCCACCTACATATTTGCTCTGTGTGCAGGTGGTAACACATCCCTCACTCTAAACTGCTCTTCCTCTGCATGTGGATCTGAGAAAGGGGTGCAGTcatgctggggtggtggggcacTCCTGGGCACTGGCCCTTTCTTCCATTCATACTGAAACCAGTGCTCGTGGGAACCCCTTGAACTGGGAGGCAACAGTTGATGGATGGAAATGGTTTGTGCAGCAGGTGGTACTGCAGGTGGACCATGAGGTGCAGGGGACCTTGCCCATTTGGgactgggaagggacagagGGTAATCCTGCAGCTTAAAATGAAGCAGTGCAAGGCCTTTTCCAGGCAGCTCAGAGAGCAGATCCAGGGAGGGATTGGTCTTGGTATGGGCCAAGCTGGCACATGCTGATGCATCCCACAACTACACGTGCCCTTTGCTGCCCACTGCCCCTGCGCTCTGGTTTGGGCTGCAAAGCTCATGTGCATAGAGGGGCAGACTCGGGGGACACATGGGGACCCCTGTGAGCTGCTGTGGAGATTGCTGCCAGCAGATTTGGGCAGCCTCAGTCCTCAGCAGGAGTTCAAACCCATGAACTGAGCAGGTAGCTgaaaggcagggagaggctTTTTCTTGGCTTGGCAATAGTCTGACAGAGTTGTCGCACACAGGTGTCACCACAGTTGTGGTGACAGTGGCTCAGGATGGCTCAGCCCTTTGCCCGTATGCTGGCAGTGCAGGAGGGGAGCCCTTGGGTCTGAAGGATCAGCAGAAGAGACGGGAAATGACACACACCACTTTGGAGCATGGGCAAAGATTTCAATGGGGGAAGCACCGAGCAACTGTCGGCGGGGAGCTAACTCCGTGATTGCTCAACAGCTGGCCTGGAGCTCTATTTTAATCCATCTGTGGGGAATCCAAGTTCAGCCAGGGCAGTGTGAACTCACCATCCTGATGAATGCCCCAAAGGAGCCAAGTCTTGTTGCAAAAGCCATAGGGTCCCAGGCTGCAGGTCCCAGCGCCAGCACAGCCTGGGTAGCACATGCAGCGCTGCTGCAGGGGCTACctggaggagcagaagcagagggagatgGGGTAAAGCAGAGCCTTACACCAGGGTcatcccaccctgcagcaggtGGTCGGGGTCAAAGAAGTGGCTCAGGGACCTGGCTGTGCACCATGCTGTTTTTCAGACCATTAGCGAGTGGCAGAGAGGTTTCAATGGCTCTGAGCCCCGTGAGCTCAGAAAAGTGGGGTgatctccccctcctcctcctctccccactctgcaggcaggcacctgtggcagggagcagggcaggaaggCAGCCTGCCAGAGATGCTACAGGTATTTAAACACATGGAAATCCTTTGTGCTTCATTCTTTAAGCTGTACAACTCCTCTCCAAGGCATTTACCCCAAAAGACTTGAAGGATCACTGCTGTTCAAAGTGCCAGCTACCCACCTTCAGCCCTTGGCCACTGAGCAGCCGATGCTTTCAGGAACTGAAAGGTGGAGGTGAGGGAAAAGCCTTCCTCCCCATCTTCCTCCGTGGTTCGCAAAGAAAGGGGAAGGGTTTCAAGCAAATAGACAGGTGAGCAGGATGGGAGTCAACCCTGACAAACCCTCCCTGATGGTGCTCCGGGGTCATCCCCTTCCCTCACTCCGTGGCCCCAGGGTGAGTGCGGGGGCTGCATGAGACAGCTCAGCAGTTGCCTGGCATGGGTCTTGTGGGGGCTGGGACTGGGGCAGCCCCATCGCCCAGGCATGGGGGGCAATTTGACCTGGGTGTGATGGGAAGCCCACGGGGGCCAGGCTGGGAAAGGAGGGCTCAAAATGCAAACTTGGACAAGCTCCAACTCTTTTCTTTCACTCCTGGCTGTTCCTGCAAGCAACGTCCCCATGACATGGCATCCACAGCACCCCTGGGATCCAGGGGCCCTGAGAGCAGGGAGTGACGTGGGCTCTCCCTGGGGCATGGCACTGCAGGCAGCCATGGGGtgcaggaggctgtgaccccccTCCAGCGGTGCTgggctcctgctcctgcacagtGGGCAAAGGGATGGCTCTACCCAACCTCCCGCATCTAGACCCATCCCTTCTTGTGAGAGTGGGTGTTTCCATGATGTTTTCAGGATGCTCATGCAGGTTCCTATGCCCTGTGTGTGCTGGGCACATCTCCACCTCTGGGCTCTGTCTTTGCTCCTTGGCATTCCCATCTCCAGCTTTGCCCCACGTTCCTGCACCAGGCTGGGCTAGGGCTGGATTTGGCCCTGTGTCTTTGGGGGTATCCCTGGCCCCTGGTCTTCACCAGGGTGCTGGGTAAtgccagggagggcagggaggaatGGAAATGTGGGAGCCATCTGGGTGCTGGGTATTTTGTTGGTGTGGAGGTGCCCTGCCCTGGCTTGATCCTGTGTTTTCCTGAGGACCTGTCAGGATACAGCCCTGAGCTCAGCCCCAGGGAGGATTGCatcagcccagctgcctgctgtgcagGTGGGGTGTTTGTAACCCCACTGCCTTTTGCCTTCCCTGACTCTGGGGCAGGATCCCATGGCACCGTGCACTACTCAAATCCTCCTCTCTGCCTGGCTTGGGACATACGGGGTCCCCATGCTGGTTCTGGTACAACTTCTGATGCTGGCTGTCCTGGGCTTG
The Falco naumanni isolate bFalNau1 chromosome 9, bFalNau1.pat, whole genome shotgun sequence DNA segment above includes these coding regions:
- the C9H10orf95 gene encoding uncharacterized protein C10orf95 homolog encodes the protein MYQSGFVPREYYPAMIPPSACTYPPLQTGRAEGVTSSVIFPPIHMHNFYSRPITFVVDQNSYPDYVGGQVEYHHLYSASNPYFRPYYTWRSPPMVPIPFYNPYANYNPYVAYQRSDQYRDIWPEGFMMRGELQWGKLRKVFGPRKDLPKFVKDDLRRVYGTYPRTSVSITYRKGEFLVKGDPKVGEQEYVVEKVVQPALTPSASEADDNSSEDQNCKKKKKLRY